The DNA region TATGCCCCCTCATCCCCTGCCCCTTCTCCTCCGCCAGCGCGGGGGAGAAGGGGCCAAGCTACCGGGGCGGTGCGCGGGGGCGCAGCCGCCGCGCACCTCCCCTAAGAATCTCGCCCCCTCCCAACCAAGTTGGGAGGGGGTCGGGGGGAGGGCAACGCCACTTTTTCGGCGGGCCAGCTTGCGTGACAAGCGCCTGAGAGCCAGCGCATCGCAAGCGGCATTGGAAAGTACCCGTACAAAGCCAAATTGAGAATTGCTGACGGACAATCACACCTCGCGGGTCTTCAAGACCCGCGAAGCAATAATTGACTGAGGAGAGAACGAATGGGCGAGACAGGCTATTCCGAACAGGGCGAGAAATGGTTTGCCGACGAAGGGCCGTTCGCCGGGCAAATCCAACAGTACTGGGGCGACTGGGGCTGCGCGTCCGAAGTGGCCCCGCTGCGCGCGGTGATGCTGCGGCGGCCGGGCGCGGAGATCGAGTCGGTCACCGATGCCGCGCAGTGGCGCTGGCTCGACGTGATGGATCCCGACAAGGCGCGCGCGCAGTTCGACGCGCTGGCCGACACGTATCGCCGGCACGGCGTGCGCGTCGCACTGGTGGAGGAGATGCGGCCTGACCGGCCGAACGCGCTGTTCCAACGTGACTCGACGTTCATGACGCCGGAAGGCGCGATTATCGCGCGCCACGCCATGCCGTTCCGGCGCGGCGAGGAGCGCTACGCGGCGGCGACGCTGGCAAAGCTCGGCGTGCCGATCGTGCGAACCGTGACGGGCACCGGCGTGTTCGAAGGCGCGTGCGCGATGTGGGTGGACCGCCAGACGGTCATCCTCGGAACCGGCGTGCGCTGCAACGCCGAAGGCGCGCGGCAGGTCAGCGAGGTGCTACGCAACATGGGCGTGACCGAGATCCTGCCGTTCCAGATCCCGTACGGGCATGCGCACGTGGATGGCCTGATGAACATGCTCGACCACAAGCTGTGCATGGTCTTTGCCTGGCAGGTGCCGCATGAGGTCGTGATGGCGCTGCACAAGCGCGGCTTCGAGGTGCTCGAAGCGCCGTCGATCGACGAAGTCAAAGAGAGCATGGGCATGAACTGGGTCGCGCTCGCGCCGCGCAAGGTGCTGCTGCCGAAGGGCAACCCGGTCACGCGCAAATTGCTGGAGAGCAAGGACGTCGAAGTGATCGAAATGGACGTCAGTGAGTTGATGAAGGGCTGGGGCGCGATTCACTGCATGAGCGTGTTCCTCAAACGCGATATGGCGGGCTAACGGAGACCCATGAAACAGATCATTGCGCTGGGCGGCGGCGGGTTCTCGTCGGAACCAGACAATCCGCTGCTGGAGCATTACATCCTGAAGCAGGCAGGCAAGGAGCGGCCGCGCGTCTGCTACTTGCCGAACGCGACGGCCGACCCAGTGAACGCCACGCTGGCGTTCTACGTGGCGTTTGCGGCGCTGGACTGCCGCATGACGCACCTGAACCTCTACAAGCCGCCGACCGCCGACCTGCGTTCGTTCCTGCTCGAGCAGGACATCATCCGCGTCGGCGGCGGCAATACCAAGACGATGCTGGCGACCTGGCGCGAGTGGGGACTCGACTCGATTCTGCGCGAGGCGTGGGAGCGAGGCATTATTCTGTCGGGCGTGAGCGCCGGTCAAATCTGCTGGTTCGAGCAGGGGCTGACGGATTCGATTCCGGGGCCGTTCACGGCACTGAGCTGCCTCGGCTTCCTACCCGGCAGTTGCTCGCCGCACTTCGACAGTGAAGTGAACCGGCGGCCGACGATGCTGCGGTTGGTGGCAAGCGGCGCGATGCTGCCGGGCATCGCCGCTGACGACGGCGCAGGGCTGCACTACATCGACGACCAACTGCACAAGATCGTCACGTCGCGCCCGAACGCGCGCGCGTATGCCATCGAGCGCAGCGGCGCGACAGCAACCGAGCGTCCGCTGGACGTGACGTATTTGGGCGCAGCGTAGCGGATTGACTAGCGTCAAGCTCGCCTTCGCCCGGTTGATGCCGATCCGCCAGCCGAGCCTGCGGCGCCTGCTGGTTGTCTGGGCACTCCTCGGCTTCAGCTACTTCGGGATTCAGACCGTTCTGCAGAACCTGTACCTGCTGCGCCTGGGATATGGCACCGAGTTCATCGGTGTGCTGATCGGCTCGGGGCAGGTCCTGTGGGCTGTGTGCGCGCTGCCGGCGGGCTATGTTGGCCGGCGCTTCGGCCTGCGCCGTGCGATTCTAGCCGGGTGGATACTGTCGGGACTTGGCAACAGCCTCGTGGTGTTCGTCGAGTTTGTACCGCCCGAGTGGCGCATGCCGTGGCTGTTCTTCTGGTGGGGCTTGAGCTGGGTCGGCGCGGCGCTCAACTCGGTCAACAACATCCCATATGTGATGGCGGTGGCCAGTCCGGAGGAACGCAACTACGCCTTCGCCGCGCAGCAAGGGATCCAATCGCTGATGGCGTTTGTGGGCAGCCTGGTCGCCGGACTGCTGCCGGGTACGATCGCGGCAGTGGTGGGGCCCGGCGACTCACTGGCGCCATTTCGATACACGCTCTGGTTGGTGCCGCTCGGCTACGCGCTGATCGTGCTCGTCATAGTCGGCATTGAGCCGGCGGCAGAACCGGTCCACCAGCAGCGCAGCGCAAACGCCGACAAGGCGCCGCTCGGCCTGTTCGCGCTGTTCGTCATCGTCGTGTTTCTGCAGACGACGGGCGACGGCAGCCTGCGCGCGTTCTTCAACGTCTATCTGGATCGCGGCCTGGGCGTATCGACCGCGCAGATCGGTTCGGTGATGGGACTGGCGCAACTACTGCCGGTGATCGGCGCGATACTGGCCCCGCGCGTGCTGTCAGCGCTCGGTCCCGCCCGAGCCTATGGCGCGGCCGCGCTCGCGGGCGGACTGTTCATCGTCGTTGTCGCGCTGGTACCCAACTGGTTGGTCGCGGCGGCGGCGTATACGGGCGCAATGACCGTATTTTCGATTGCGGGACCGGCGCGCAACGTGTTCAGCCAGCAGTTGGTGGTGCCACGCTGGCGCACGACCTCGGCGGCCTTGTCCACCATCGGCCTGGCGACAGGGTGGGCCGCGACGGCGATGGCCGGCGGCTACGCTATTGCGATGGTCGGATTTCCGGGCCTGTTCGGGGCGAGCGCGCTGCTTGCAGCCACGTCGGCGATGACCACGTTGTTATATTTGCGGCACAGGGTGCAGCGCGTGGATTAGAGCATCTTGCAGAAACATCGGGCACGCCATGCGGTTCGCCGGGTAGGGGCAGGTCTTTGACCTGCCCAGCGGACAGGCCAAAGGCCTGTCCCTACAGGCGTCGTGCAGCACCGTATCGGATCATTTCGCAAACCGCTATAGCCTGGCACGCCGCCCGAAAAAAGGCAGCCCCTCACGGTAAACTTCGTGAGGGGCTGTTTACATCTTGGAAGTGCTGCGGTTAGTTGCAGCCGATCAGGTGCCCATCCCATGGTGCGAAGCACCAGCGGTATGTCCACCCAAACGCTTTGACGCGGAACTCGGTGATATAGACATTGAGGTCCGTGTAGCCGGCCCACGTGACGTTCGTCGTTGCGCCGGGTGCGATCGCCGGCAAATACTCGCTGTTGTCATACGGGTAGTAACAGGACAGCACGGCGCCCCGGCTGTTATAGAACGTGCCGTACCAACTGGTCAGCATCTGTGACGTGCGGTTGATGCCGGTCAGATCAATCGTGAAGCGGCTGACCGGGTCTTTGTCGTTGTAGTTAGTGCACCAGTTATCGACCACGCTCGGTCGTCCCCACTTCTCATAGCCACGCACACTCACGTATAGATTGATATTCGGCGCGGCATCGGTGGCCGTGGCCGTCGGCGTCGGGAGCGACGGGCCGGGGCCGGGCGGCGGTGGCGGCGGCACGCGTGTCGCGGTGGGCGGCGTGGCCTGCGCGACGCACTGCAGTGCTTCGACGCCCGATGGATTGATGATCAGCGCGGCCTGACACTGCGCCATGGCGCCGATCAGGTTGCCTTGCGTTAGCAGTTGGGCTCCATAATTGACGCGCGCGGCGTACAGTTTGCCCGGAATCGACAGATCGGCGGGGTCCAGTTGGCGCAGCGCTTCCAGCAGTGTAACCACGCGCTGCCACTCGCCGCTGCCCCACGCATCGTCAAGCTGTGCTCTCAGGCGTGCCGCGGCGCTCGTGGTCGCGGTGGGAACGGGCGTGCCGGTGCTGGTGGCCGTCGCAGTCGGGGTGGGCGTTCCCGTCGGGGTGCGGGACGCTGTCGGAATGGCCGTCGCTGTGGGCGGCACGGGCGTCGCGGTCCGTGGCACGGCGGTGGCCGTCGGCGTTGCCGTGGGCGGCACGGGCGTCGTGGTCGGTGGCACGGCGGTGGCCGTCGGCGTTGCGGTTGGCAGCACAATCACAATTGCGGTAGCAGCCGGCTCTGCACGCCCGATGCCAAGCACCCCGTAACCGTAGACGCCGGCCGCGACGAGCACCAGCAGAATCAGCGCGCCGGCGCAACCAATCAAGAGGGAGCGCCCGCCGCTGCGCGCGACCGGCGCGGCGGCGAGCGAGGGCGGCTGTGCCGGGGCGGTCTTCACCAGCGGAAACTCGGCCAGGGACGGTGGCGATGTGGGCGCAACGCGAGCCGGCACGTTGCCTCCGCCGTACGGGTCGGCGACGGCCCACTGCTGGCCGTCGAAGACGTGCCAGCGCCCGCTGCCGGCCCCCAGATTCCAGTAGCGGCCCTGGGTATCCTGCACCATCAACCCCTGCAGCTCGCGCTCGTACTGCGCTTTGGCGATGCGCCCGGTGTCAAGCTGGCCTTTGAGCCGGTAGAAGTCGTTCTCGGCCTGCCGGAACCGTTCGAGCGGGTCCGCCGAGACCGACGGCGTCGAAGGCGCCGATGCACCGACCGGTGTGCCGCAGCGACTGCAGGCCTTCGCCTCGGGCATCAGGAAGTTGCCGCAATTTGGACAGGTGTTCATCTGTGCTCCTCGTCGTCCCGTGTGGGCCGCCCGGTGGCTGCAAAGTAGGCTGCTGGGTTAGCGCTCCGAAGCGCTGGCGTGCCGAGCCGTCTCGATGATGCGAATCACCGCGCCGTCATCCAGTTGGCTGAAATCATTGTACCAAAGCCCGATGGCGTGCAGGTCACCGGGCGTGTGGAGGCAGAGCAGGTCGTCGCACAGCGGGCGCACCTGGTCGCACGCATCCGGGGACGCGACCGGCACCGCAACGATCAGGCGCGCGGGACGCTGCGCGCGCAGCGCCATGAGCGCGGCGCGCATCGTTGCGCCGGTCGCCAGTCCGTCATCGGCGACGATCACGGTCTTCGCTCGCACGTCCAGCGGGGGCAGCCCGGCGCGATACGCGCGCTCGCGGCGCGCGATCTCGGACTGCTCGCGCGCGACGACCTGCGCGATGACAGCGTCGGAGATGCCCAACGCCGCGACGACGGAATCGTTCAGCACGCGCCCGCCGGCGGTCAGCGCGCCCATGGCGAGTTCGTCGTGGCCGGGAACGCCGAGTTTGCGCACGACGAGGACGTCGAGCGGCACGCCGAGGCCGGCGGCGATCTCCGCGGCAATGGCCACCCCGCCGCGCGGCAAGCCGAGCGTCAGGACATCGGCGCGCCCGGCGTAGGCTTGCAGGCGCGCGGCCAGCCGCTGCCCGGCATCGCTGCGGTCCAGAAACCGTTCAAACGAAGGCGGCAATACATACCACATGGCCAGCCTCCATGTTCCCTTCTATCGCGCCGTACGCGCGGTCAGGGGACGCGCCAGGCGGCGCGTCGTGCTTACTCGACGAGCTTAATACCGGTTTCGATCGCTTTCAGGCTCTCTTCAGCCACGTCCGCCCGTTGGTCGGCGCGCACGCTGGCCGTCAACGCCTCCAGCGGCATACACCGGCTGTGCTTGACGAAGGCGGCGACCGCCATCATGGCGAGCGCCTTGCGGTTCGTCTTGCCGTCCGGTCGCAGGATGATCTTGCGCGCGCGGGTCTGCACCTTTGACTCAAGCTCGGCCAGGACGTAGACCGTGCCGGATTCGCCCATCTCGGCCAGTTGCGCCTTCACCTGTCCGAGTCCTTCCGGCGAGATGATCGCCAGCACATCAGGACGCGGGATGCCGGTGTAGAAGATCTCGCCGGGCGCGATGATGATCTCCGACAGGGAATGGCCGCTCATCACGGTGGTCGGGTAGTCGTCGCGCTGGGTGGCGAACAGCCCGCAACGGATCGCGGCCTGCGCGAACACGGTGGCGGTCGACTTCACTTTGCCGCCCGCCGATCCGGCAATCACGACGCGCAGCGGCTTGTCGAGCCGGGTGGTGAACTCGCGCGCGAGCGGCTTGCGTGTGAACGGCGTCTTGCTGCGCGTCGGCGCGTACTGTGCGCGGTATGCCGAGGCCAGTTCGGGATAGCCGGCGCGGTACAACTCGCCCGCTTGCATGTGCAGTTCGCTCATGACGCCCAGCATATCGGAGCGCGAGAAGTCGTTGTTGGGCACGTAGTATGCCGTGCACAGCTCCCACAGATCCATCAGAGCGAAGCCGTCCACATTGATCGCCTCGGCGATGCGCTCGGGCAGGTCTTTGTCGAACGACGTGCCGCGGTAGACGTATGACGCGCCGTTGACGCCGACGGTGGCGCAGATGTCGAGCGGCCGTTCCAGGTTGCCGCCGCGCGTCGTCGCGGTCAGCGCGCCGTGCGGCGTCGTCACCGAGTGCTGGCCGCCGGTCATGCCAAAGTTCAGGTTGTTGAAGACGAGCACGGTGATGCCGACATTGCGCCGCGCGGCATTGATCAGGTGGTGGCCGCCGATGCCGCACCCGCCGTCGCCCATGAGCACGATGACCTTGAGCTCCGGGTTGGCGAGCTTGATGCCCGACGCGTAGGCCACGCTGCGGCCATGCAAGCCGTGGAAGGCGTGCGCGGCGAAATACTGGTCCGACAGGCCAACGCAGCCGATGTCGGTCACGATGACAACCTTGTGCGGGTCCAGTTGTAGCTTGACCAGCGCGGCGTTGAGTTGGTCATTGATCGTGCTGTGCCCGCAGCCAGGACAAAACGGGTACTTCGCAATCTCCGGGTTGCGGTAGGTAGCGAACGTCGTCACCAGGGGTGTGGCGGTATGCGTGCTCATGGAGTCTTCTCTCTCGGCGTCTGGTTTACAGCGCGTCCTGGATCTGGCGCGGCGCGATCAATTCGCCATCGACACGGTTGACGCCGCTGACGGCGGGGCGCGGGTCCAGCGCGTAGGCAATGCGCTCGATTTCAAGCCGGTACTGGCCGTGGTTCAATTCCGGCACGACGATGCGCCGGTGCGCGGCGAGTGCGCGGCGCAGCGCGTTTTCCGGCACGGGCCAGAGCGACTGCACGATCAGTTGCGAGACGCGCTGGCCGTCCGCTCGCGCATCGGCGACTGCTTCCTGCATGGAGCGCGCGGTGATGCCGAACGATACCACCAGCGTCTCGGCGCCGTCCTGCGGATCATAACGGACCATCTCGATCTCGGCGGCATGCGCCCGAATCTTTTCGTAAAGATGATTGTTGAGCCGCTCGACCTTTTCCGGCTTCTTGGTGAGCATACCGCGTTCGTCGTGTGTGCTGGTCGTAAAGCGGACGATGTTCTGCGCGTCGCCGATCGCCGCAAACGGCGGTGCGGTTGCCGGCTCGGTGAGCGGGTAGGGCAAGAAACTGCCGGGCGCGGCGACGGTGCGGGTGCGGCGTTCCGGGGTCAGGTGCTTGAGTGCGGCGTCCGTATCGAGCGTGCCCTGCGTCATCACCGTTTCTTTGTCGGTCGCCAGGAAGACGGGTGTACGGAAACGCTCGGCGAGATTGAAGGCGTGCTGCGTGAGCGTGTAGCACTCCGCCGCATCGGACGGGCAAAGCGCGATGACCGGGTAACCGCCGGACGTGCTCCAGCGCAGGAACTGCACGTCGCCCTGGGCGACAGTGGTCGCGCCGCCGGTGGCCGGGCCCAGCCGCTGCACGTCGACGATGACGAGCGGTACCTCGCCCATGAGGGCGAGGCCGATATTCTCGGAGTAGAGACTGATGCCGGGGCCGGCGGTGGCCGTCATGGCGCGCGCGCCGGTCATGGCCGCGCCGATCGTCATGGAGATGCTGGCGATTTCGTCTTCCGCCTGGATGCCGACGCCGCCAACTTTCGGCAGTTCGCGAAGCATGTGTATCAGGATCGGCGAAGCCGGCGTGATGGGGTAACCGGCGAAAAAATCGCAGCCGATATCAATCGCTCCGCGCGCGATCAATTCGGCTCCATCAATAAACTCGTACATAGCGGCTCCTCGGGGAGGAATAGGGGAGGCCCGCGACCGAAAAATCCCGTCCGGCCGCGCAAAATGCCCTCGCCCACCAGTATACGAGTGCGCCACCGCGCGTAAAGTGGCAATTGTCACGTTGGAGCGATGACATTTAGCCCGTCCGGGACCGACCAGAGGGGGAGGGTTTAGGTATTATCGCACTGATTTGTGCGCAATTCGAGGCGATTGGGAGGTTGTGAGGGGACTGAGATCATCGACTGAGCGTGTCTGGAGATGCCTACCACCTCAACCGGACGCCTCCTGCGAAGAGTGACTGCCGTCGATGGTCAGCGTGTTGTGACCTTCACGGTGCCCAACACGAATGCATCGTTGGGGAACTGGCTGCCATCGGCACGGAACGCCGGTATGCGCGCGGAGGTCGCGGGATCGTAAAGGCCAGCCAAGACCACGTAGGATCCAGGCCGCAACTCCGGCGGCAGCATGATCGCATAGCGATCATCGATCAATTCGCCAGCGCGCCACGTATCGGTCGGACGCAATCCAGCAACCGGCTCATCGTCGGCTTGCGCGACCGGCTGCCCGCCGGAATCGGCCACGTGGATAAACACCTTGTACCGCCGGTCGGTTGGGCTGTCCACTTGCCAGCGCAGGTGCACCGGTATCCAACTGCCGGGCAATACAGTCTCCGGCAGTGGCGCGACGCCCGTTAGCATGGCCAGATCATCTGCGCGCGCCCGTATCTCCGCGAATGGCACGTCCGGGCTGAGCATGAACGGACGCAGTCGCACGTTGGCCATCCATCGCGCTGAGAGGGGATAGGCGATATGTGCCAACCTATCTTCGCTGACACTGGCCGCCTGTCCCCAGAAGACGCCCCATACACGCGAAACGCTTGAGGGTAGTGGTTGCGTGACCGGATCCACATAGGGCAGCGTGCCCGGATAGTACTCATCCAGCACGCGCCGCGCTTCCGGGTTGGAAAACACAACGGCGTCGCCAACGCGCCCCTCGGCCAACAGCGTCTTGCTGATCGCATAGAAGGCCGTGTCATCGCGCTGGCGAGCGCGGTACACTTCGAGGCGGCTAAGTGTCGCCAGCGAGCGCCACGTTGCATCATAGCCCTCTGCCGCAATCAATCGCGGATCATCCGGAAGCCCATCGCGCAGGCGGTAGATGCGGGTCTGTGCGACGCCGTCCACCGTGATTGTGGCCCACAGGCGATGCGTGGTGAGCAGATCGGCGGGCACGGGTTTGCGATCGCGGCCCGGTTTTTCCGGAGGAGCGACAATGAAGAATACGGGCCGCGGGGTTGCCGGAGTCCACTGGTGATTGAGGTAGAAGTCCATAATACGCGGATCCGTGCTGTTGTGCTCGCCCCGCATCGCCCCCGTCTCGTACATCACGGCGATAGCCCGCCATCCGCCGCGATTTACCAGGAAGAACGACGACGAGATCAACCGTGGCGATGCCAACTGGCCAAACAACGCCGGTGTGTCCGACGCCTGCGCGTCAAGTTTGCGAGGAAGATAGGCGATGTTTTGCAGCGCGTCGTACGACACGAGCGCAACGAGCCATACGCCGACCAGCACCGCAACTACGATCCGCACGGCCCGCGTATTTGCCGCGGACCAACGCGCCTGGGCGCCGCGTGCGACAAGACGCATGCCCTCGACGGCGCCGAGCAATAGCGGCGGCAGGCCAGCCAGGTAGTGATCATTCGGCGAGGCCATGAAGAAACCGGTGAAGCCGAACGTGACAAACGCAACGAGCGCGACGGAGCCCCAGAATGCGTCCGGTACCCCCTTCCAAAGCAGAAACAATCCGAAACAGGCAAATGGCACAAGGCTCACGTTTGTCCCGGCAACCGAGAGGGCGTCTGGTTGGACGACAGCCAGCCCGGTCAGTAGTACGCATGCCAGGTACAGCGATGCCGCAACGCGCGGTGTGCCGGATCGAAGGCGCATCCGTCCATACACCGAGAACAAGGCAACCGCGAGCGCCGCCAGAACAATCGCTTGCTGGAGCGCAGAATTGTAGTCCCACTGCTCCCAGAAAAAGTCGTTCAGGTGGTTGAATGGGGCATGCGACAAATCCAGACGCTGATCAAGGTACCCTTCCTGCATCTCCCGCGCGTTGACGGGCAGCGCCAGCAACATCACGTAGTAGGGCACGCTCACGGCGAGTGCGAACGAGGCCAGCGCAAGTCCGCCGAGCCATGTGGAACGGCAGCGCAACGTGCGATGGTGTGCCTTCACAAACAGGTAGCCAATGGCGGGGACGAAGAAGGCGGCGAAGTAGTGGCCGAGCAGCGCCGCCCCCAGCAGCACGGCACAGAGCACCCAGTAGCTGCGCGCCTCGGGCTGGCGTCGGCGCTGGTACGCCCGCAACGCGCACAGCAACCCCAACTGGCCCATGGCGAGTACGAAGCCCTGAAACTGCAACCAGCGGACAAGGCCGGTCCACATGCCGAGCGAAAGCAACAGCAATCCGGCGATGAGGACGGCGGCCGGTCGCAGCCGGCTGCGGGCAAACAGCACGAACCCGGCAACCGAGATGAGCGCGCACAAGGCTGCGGGGAGGCGCAGAACGCCCTCGTAATAGCTGTCGGTCAGCCGCATGAACCATGCGGCGAGTATGATCTGCGCGGGACCTTTTGGCAGCGCGAACAGCGCCGCGGCCTTGCCGAACAGCAGATCGGTAGCGCTGCTCACGATCCAGTACTCATCGAACAGGTACTCGCCATGGTCGAGACGGGCCAAAAGGAGAAACGCGCCTGCCACTACAAGCACGGCGAACACGGCCAGAAACGGACGATCGACGCGCCCCGGCGTTCTCGCCGCGACGGGCGCGCGTTGATCTCGCCATGCCGCCATGAACGCCAGGATGAGCGTGAAGGCGCTTGAAACAAAAGCCAGCGTAAAAACCGAAATCGGCACGCGCGTGAGGAAAATGCCCCAGAACAGCAATACGGATAACGCGACGCTGGCGCCCGCGGAAAGCACGCAACGCTCGGCCAGCGCCATGCGCGTCCTGCGCGAGAAGAGGAGACTCACAAATGCAGAGCCAGGAAGCACAAAGACGAACAGCAGTGCGCCCGCCACCCGCGCCTCAAGCGGCGCGGGCAGAAACACGCACGCATTGGCGCTTGCGGTCAGGATTAGCGTTGCAAAGAGGTATTTCATCGACTGCGTTTTGGATGCCGCGATTCTGAAGCGCGCCTGCCCAGCGGTTATTATACCCGTGCCCGGCGATTGAGTGCGCGGGCCGCCCATGCTACAATAGTCGGGCAATCGTGGGCCGTCGCTTGAACCAGAGCAGGTGTGAAGTGCAATCGCAGTCGCCGGCGCCAAAGCCAGCAACGGGGATGCGACTGTCGTTCGCTCGCATGAGCGCTTGTGCCAAATCACATTCGCGGCGTTCGGGGCCGGGCGCGAGCCAAAGTCCCCGTACCTGGCCCGCGGCGAGCAGCCGGTCGATATGCCAATGCGGGTGCTTGTCTGCGCGCAAGTGGCGTGCCACGCGCGCTCGCAAGCCGCCCGGCCCGAGCGCACTGCCAACATAGACGTACCAGCCGGGCGGAAAGTCGTGCACGCCCAGTGCGCCGATCGCCAGCCGTATGCGCCGGGGCAGGCGGATGAGCAATGCAT from Chloroflexota bacterium includes:
- a CDS encoding zinc ribbon domain-containing protein, with translation MNTCPNCGNFLMPEAKACSRCGTPVGASAPSTPSVSADPLERFRQAENDFYRLKGQLDTGRIAKAQYERELQGLMVQDTQGRYWNLGAGSGRWHVFDGQQWAVADPYGGGNVPARVAPTSPPSLAEFPLVKTAPAQPPSLAAAPVARSGGRSLLIGCAGALILLVLVAAGVYGYGVLGIGRAEPAATAIVIVLPTATPTATAVPPTTTPVPPTATPTATAVPRTATPVPPTATAIPTASRTPTGTPTPTATATSTGTPVPTATTSAAARLRAQLDDAWGSGEWQRVVTLLEALRQLDPADLSIPGKLYAARVNYGAQLLTQGNLIGAMAQCQAALIINPSGVEALQCVAQATPPTATRVPPPPPPGPGPSLPTPTATATDAAPNINLYVSVRGYEKWGRPSVVDNWCTNYNDKDPVSRFTIDLTGINRTSQMLTSWYGTFYNSRGAVLSCYYPYDNSEYLPAIAPGATTNVTWAGYTDLNVYITEFRVKAFGWTYRWCFAPWDGHLIGCN
- a CDS encoding amidinotransferase, whose protein sequence is MGETGYSEQGEKWFADEGPFAGQIQQYWGDWGCASEVAPLRAVMLRRPGAEIESVTDAAQWRWLDVMDPDKARAQFDALADTYRRHGVRVALVEEMRPDRPNALFQRDSTFMTPEGAIIARHAMPFRRGEERYAAATLAKLGVPIVRTVTGTGVFEGACAMWVDRQTVILGTGVRCNAEGARQVSEVLRNMGVTEILPFQIPYGHAHVDGLMNMLDHKLCMVFAWQVPHEVVMALHKRGFEVLEAPSIDEVKESMGMNWVALAPRKVLLPKGNPVTRKLLESKDVEVIEMDVSELMKGWGAIHCMSVFLKRDMAG
- a CDS encoding DUF1616 domain-containing protein, with the protein product MKYLFATLILTASANACVFLPAPLEARVAGALLFVFVLPGSAFVSLLFSRRTRMALAERCVLSAGASVALSVLLFWGIFLTRVPISVFTLAFVSSAFTLILAFMAAWRDQRAPVAARTPGRVDRPFLAVFAVLVVAGAFLLLARLDHGEYLFDEYWIVSSATDLLFGKAAALFALPKGPAQIILAAWFMRLTDSYYEGVLRLPAALCALISVAGFVLFARSRLRPAAVLIAGLLLLSLGMWTGLVRWLQFQGFVLAMGQLGLLCALRAYQRRRQPEARSYWVLCAVLLGAALLGHYFAAFFVPAIGYLFVKAHHRTLRCRSTWLGGLALASFALAVSVPYYVMLLALPVNAREMQEGYLDQRLDLSHAPFNHLNDFFWEQWDYNSALQQAIVLAALAVALFSVYGRMRLRSGTPRVAASLYLACVLLTGLAVVQPDALSVAGTNVSLVPFACFGLFLLWKGVPDAFWGSVALVAFVTFGFTGFFMASPNDHYLAGLPPLLLGAVEGMRLVARGAQARWSAANTRAVRIVVAVLVGVWLVALVSYDALQNIAYLPRKLDAQASDTPALFGQLASPRLISSSFFLVNRGGWRAIAVMYETGAMRGEHNSTDPRIMDFYLNHQWTPATPRPVFFIVAPPEKPGRDRKPVPADLLTTHRLWATITVDGVAQTRIYRLRDGLPDDPRLIAAEGYDATWRSLATLSRLEVYRARQRDDTAFYAISKTLLAEGRVGDAVVFSNPEARRVLDEYYPGTLPYVDPVTQPLPSSVSRVWGVFWGQAASVSEDRLAHIAYPLSARWMANVRLRPFMLSPDVPFAEIRARADDLAMLTGVAPLPETVLPGSWIPVHLRWQVDSPTDRRYKVFIHVADSGGQPVAQADDEPVAGLRPTDTWRAGELIDDRYAIMLPPELRPGSYVVLAGLYDPATSARIPAFRADGSQFPNDAFVLGTVKVTTR
- a CDS encoding pyruvate flavodoxin/ferredoxin oxidoreductase codes for the protein MYEFIDGAELIARGAIDIGCDFFAGYPITPASPILIHMLRELPKVGGVGIQAEDEIASISMTIGAAMTGARAMTATAGPGISLYSENIGLALMGEVPLVIVDVQRLGPATGGATTVAQGDVQFLRWSTSGGYPVIALCPSDAAECYTLTQHAFNLAERFRTPVFLATDKETVMTQGTLDTDAALKHLTPERRTRTVAAPGSFLPYPLTEPATAPPFAAIGDAQNIVRFTTSTHDERGMLTKKPEKVERLNNHLYEKIRAHAAEIEMVRYDPQDGAETLVVSFGITARSMQEAVADARADGQRVSQLIVQSLWPVPENALRRALAAHRRIVVPELNHGQYRLEIERIAYALDPRPAVSGVNRVDGELIAPRQIQDAL
- a CDS encoding phosphoribosyltransferase, with translation MWYVLPPSFERFLDRSDAGQRLAARLQAYAGRADVLTLGLPRGGVAIAAEIAAGLGVPLDVLVVRKLGVPGHDELAMGALTAGGRVLNDSVVAALGISDAVIAQVVAREQSEIARRERAYRAGLPPLDVRAKTVIVADDGLATGATMRAALMALRAQRPARLIVAVPVASPDACDQVRPLCDDLLCLHTPGDLHAIGLWYNDFSQLDDGAVIRIIETARHASASER
- a CDS encoding 2-oxoacid:acceptor oxidoreductase family protein encodes the protein MSTHTATPLVTTFATYRNPEIAKYPFCPGCGHSTINDQLNAALVKLQLDPHKVVIVTDIGCVGLSDQYFAAHAFHGLHGRSVAYASGIKLANPELKVIVLMGDGGCGIGGHHLINAARRNVGITVLVFNNLNFGMTGGQHSVTTPHGALTATTRGGNLERPLDICATVGVNGASYVYRGTSFDKDLPERIAEAINVDGFALMDLWELCTAYYVPNNDFSRSDMLGVMSELHMQAGELYRAGYPELASAYRAQYAPTRSKTPFTRKPLAREFTTRLDKPLRVVIAGSAGGKVKSTATVFAQAAIRCGLFATQRDDYPTTVMSGHSLSEIIIAPGEIFYTGIPRPDVLAIISPEGLGQVKAQLAEMGESGTVYVLAELESKVQTRARKIILRPDGKTNRKALAMMAVAAFVKHSRCMPLEALTASVRADQRADVAEESLKAIETGIKLVE
- a CDS encoding GIY-YIG nuclease family protein, coding for MATSFREVKVLDGWERQLANGAPGTYALLIRLPRRIRLAIGALGVHDFPPGWYVYVGSALGPGGLRARVARHLRADKHPHWHIDRLLAAGQVRGLWLAPGPERRECDLAQALMRANDSRIPVAGFGAGDCDCTSHLLWFKRRPTIARLL
- a CDS encoding peptidase E, whose protein sequence is MKQIIALGGGGFSSEPDNPLLEHYILKQAGKERPRVCYLPNATADPVNATLAFYVAFAALDCRMTHLNLYKPPTADLRSFLLEQDIIRVGGGNTKTMLATWREWGLDSILREAWERGIILSGVSAGQICWFEQGLTDSIPGPFTALSCLGFLPGSCSPHFDSEVNRRPTMLRLVASGAMLPGIAADDGAGLHYIDDQLHKIVTSRPNARAYAIERSGATATERPLDVTYLGAA